The following proteins are co-located in the Pirellulales bacterium genome:
- the pgl gene encoding 6-phosphogluconolactonase: protein MNLEIQVMADADELAAAAARQIVDIAARSIAARGQFTMALAGGHTPEKTYGLLTRAPLAGTIDWARSWLFFGDERFVPLDDARSNYAMARRALLEAAPIPADHVFPAPTDRATPAASAAKYQRQLAGFFSLPESGPPPIFDLILLGLGDDGHTASLFPGAAALQEKTAWVTSSPPGVLPPPVDRVTFTFPTLNAARHVMFLVSGANKAEAVRDVLDNHAPLERRPAAGVLPEYGTLTWLLDEPAARSLRKR, encoded by the coding sequence ATGAACCTCGAAATTCAAGTGATGGCCGATGCCGATGAGTTGGCGGCTGCCGCCGCGCGGCAGATCGTGGATATCGCGGCCCGATCGATCGCCGCTCGTGGCCAGTTCACGATGGCCCTCGCCGGCGGTCACACGCCGGAAAAAACGTACGGATTACTCACGCGCGCTCCGCTAGCCGGCACAATCGATTGGGCCAGGTCGTGGCTTTTCTTCGGCGACGAGCGGTTTGTGCCACTCGACGACGCCCGCAGCAACTACGCGATGGCACGCCGGGCGCTCTTGGAAGCCGCGCCAATTCCCGCGGATCACGTGTTCCCCGCGCCAACTGATCGCGCTACGCCGGCCGCCAGCGCCGCAAAATACCAGCGGCAATTGGCCGGTTTTTTCAGTTTGCCCGAGAGTGGGCCGCCGCCGATTTTTGATTTGATTCTGCTCGGCCTGGGGGACGACGGTCATACCGCGTCATTATTTCCGGGCGCCGCGGCTCTGCAGGAAAAGACGGCGTGGGTGACTTCGAGTCCGCCGGGCGTGTTGCCGCCGCCGGTCGACCGGGTGACGTTCACGTTTCCCACGCTCAATGCTGCGCGGCACGTAATGTTTCTCGTCTCGGGCGCCAATAAAGCCGAAGCAGTGCGCGACGTGCTGGACAATCATGCACCGCTCGAGCGACGCCCGGCTGCCGGCGTGCTGCCGGAATATGGTACGCTAACGTGGCTGTTGGACGAGCCCGCTGCCAGGTCGCTGCGGAAACGCTAG